A stretch of Synechococcus sp. MIT S9220 DNA encodes these proteins:
- a CDS encoding WecB/TagA/CpsF family glycosyltransferase encodes MEVLTTGPRDQRRCHVLDIPVDACRDVTAAAIGLHAEGGGQIVTLNAEMTMLARRNIDLGAVIRAADLVVPDGAGVVWALARQGVRVKRSPGIELAWSLLNYAEAHGWRVALVGASPEVMDRLCDRLAQQSPELQLVFAEHGYQDASAWPELETRLRRLSPDLVLVALGVPLQEIWIQRMRDQLPGLWMGVGGSFDVWSGLKQRAPGWTSRLQLEWLYRLLQDPSRWRRYLALPHFAWSVLCRGKRQR; translated from the coding sequence ATGGAAGTACTGACAACGGGTCCGCGCGATCAACGTCGTTGCCACGTTCTCGATATTCCCGTTGATGCCTGCAGGGATGTCACCGCCGCAGCCATCGGCCTGCATGCGGAGGGTGGTGGTCAGATCGTCACGCTGAATGCAGAGATGACGATGCTTGCCCGCCGCAACATCGACCTGGGTGCTGTCATCCGCGCCGCGGATCTTGTGGTTCCTGATGGGGCAGGGGTGGTCTGGGCTCTCGCTCGCCAGGGCGTCAGGGTGAAACGCAGTCCAGGAATCGAGCTGGCCTGGTCGTTGCTCAATTACGCCGAAGCCCATGGGTGGCGCGTCGCACTGGTCGGAGCGTCGCCTGAAGTGATGGACAGGCTGTGTGACCGCCTTGCTCAACAGAGTCCTGAACTGCAGCTTGTCTTCGCAGAACACGGATATCAGGACGCCAGTGCCTGGCCGGAGCTTGAAACAAGGTTGCGGCGACTCAGCCCTGATCTGGTGCTTGTGGCACTAGGGGTGCCACTGCAGGAGATCTGGATTCAGAGAATGCGCGACCAGCTGCCCGGTCTTTGGATGGGCGTCGGCGGCAGCTTTGATGTCTGGTCAGGTTTGAAGCAACGTGCCCCAGGTTGGACCAGCCGTTTGCAACTGGAATGGCTTTACAGACTGTTGCAAGACCCAAGCCGCTGGAGGCGCTACCTCGCACTGCCTCACTTCGCCTGGTCGGTGCTGTGTCGCGGAAAGCGACAGCGCTGA
- a CDS encoding photosystem II reaction center protein K, protein MAAFSLDLLAQLPEAYQAFGPLVDILPIIPLFFLLLAFVWQASVGFR, encoded by the coding sequence ATGGCTGCTTTCTCACTTGATCTGCTGGCCCAACTTCCAGAGGCCTATCAGGCTTTCGGTCCGCTGGTCGACATCCTCCCGATCATTCCTCTGTTTTTCCTGTTGCTGGCCTTCGTCTGGCAGGCCTCCGTCGGTTTCCGCTGA
- the tgt gene encoding tRNA guanosine(34) transglycosylase Tgt — translation MFDFKISAHCSRTEARCATFSTPHGVVDTPRFMPVGTLATVKGVSTDQLATTGAQMVLSNTYHLHLQPGEAVVEAAGGLHRFMGWNGPMLTDSGGFQVFSLGDLNRIDDHGVDFRNPRNGSRILLTPERSMEIQMALGADVAMAFDQCPPYPATENDVEEASRRTHAWLERCVSAHQKSDQALFGIVQGGCFPHLRDASARTVAGFDLPGIAIGGVSVGEPVDDMHRIVRQVTPLLPNDRPRYLMGIGTLREMSVAVANGIDLFDCVLPTRLGRHGTALVGGERWNLRNARFRHDHTPLDPSCPCQACRQHSRSYLHHLIRSDELLGLTLLSLHNLTHLIRFTTAMGQAIKDGCFSEDFAPWEEDSPAHHTW, via the coding sequence GTGTTCGACTTCAAGATCAGCGCTCACTGTTCGCGCACGGAAGCGCGCTGTGCAACCTTCTCAACCCCGCATGGAGTCGTCGATACGCCGCGGTTCATGCCGGTGGGGACCCTGGCCACCGTGAAGGGGGTCAGCACGGACCAGCTGGCAACCACCGGTGCCCAGATGGTGCTGTCAAACACCTACCACCTGCATCTGCAACCGGGCGAAGCGGTGGTGGAGGCCGCGGGTGGGCTGCATCGGTTCATGGGCTGGAACGGACCGATGCTCACCGATTCCGGTGGATTTCAGGTCTTCAGTCTTGGCGATCTCAATCGCATCGATGACCACGGCGTGGATTTCCGCAATCCACGCAACGGCAGCCGCATCCTGCTCACCCCGGAGCGATCGATGGAGATCCAGATGGCACTCGGGGCGGACGTGGCCATGGCCTTCGATCAATGCCCCCCTTATCCAGCAACTGAGAACGATGTGGAGGAGGCCAGTCGTCGAACCCATGCCTGGCTGGAGCGCTGCGTAAGCGCCCATCAGAAGTCCGATCAGGCCCTGTTCGGCATTGTGCAGGGAGGATGTTTCCCACACCTGCGTGACGCCAGCGCCAGGACGGTTGCCGGCTTCGATCTGCCGGGAATTGCCATCGGCGGAGTCAGCGTGGGCGAGCCGGTGGACGACATGCATCGGATCGTGCGCCAGGTCACTCCCCTGCTGCCGAATGATCGCCCTCGCTATCTGATGGGGATCGGAACTCTGAGGGAAATGAGCGTTGCCGTCGCCAACGGGATCGATCTGTTCGACTGCGTCTTGCCGACACGGCTTGGCCGGCACGGCACAGCCCTGGTGGGTGGGGAACGCTGGAATCTGCGCAACGCCCGTTTCCGCCACGACCACACACCGCTGGATCCAAGCTGCCCCTGCCAGGCCTGCCGTCAACACAGCCGCTCCTATCTGCACCACCTGATCCGCAGTGATGAGCTGCTGGGGCTAACCCTGCTCAGCCTGCACAACCTCACGCATCTGATCCGCTTCACCACCGCCATGGGGCAGGCGATCAAGGACGGCTGTTTTTCAGAGGATTTCGCTCCCTGGGAAGAGGACTCCCCGGCTCATCACACGTGGTAG
- a CDS encoding adenosylcobinamide-GDP ribazoletransferase — MNSLICAALRSASPNWLRDLAGAWVFYSVLPGLPWPVPRFERIARFAPLIGAVIGGLMAALWLLLSALNWPPVAIAPAVLALGLWLTGGLHLDGLMDTADGLAAGNSRCLEAMDDSRVGASGVQAAFIALLLQFSALVQLGRFAPAALVVSAIFARVSPLWAMGRFPYLRQQDTGTAAFHRSNWGGWREGNPTLLLLLATGLLVWGLEPRLLIAWAGVALLGTCAALGPAEWLGRRLGGHTGDSYGATLMICETLTLLGFALLVPALLSAA; from the coding sequence GTGAACTCCCTGATCTGCGCTGCTCTGCGGTCTGCCTCTCCCAATTGGTTGCGTGACCTGGCCGGTGCCTGGGTGTTTTATTCAGTGCTCCCTGGCTTGCCATGGCCCGTACCCCGTTTCGAGCGCATTGCCCGTTTTGCTCCCTTGATCGGAGCCGTGATCGGTGGGCTGATGGCAGCCCTCTGGCTGTTGCTCAGTGCTTTGAACTGGCCACCTGTGGCGATCGCTCCTGCGGTCTTGGCTCTTGGTCTCTGGCTCACAGGTGGGCTTCATCTGGACGGACTGATGGACACGGCCGACGGTTTGGCTGCCGGGAACAGTCGTTGTCTCGAGGCCATGGATGACAGCCGTGTCGGGGCCAGTGGGGTTCAGGCGGCGTTCATCGCGCTGCTGCTCCAGTTTTCAGCGCTGGTTCAGCTGGGTCGGTTCGCTCCTGCGGCCCTGGTGGTCTCCGCGATTTTCGCGAGGGTCTCGCCGCTTTGGGCCATGGGCCGCTTCCCTTACCTACGCCAGCAGGACACGGGGACTGCGGCGTTCCATCGCAGCAACTGGGGTGGTTGGCGTGAAGGCAACCCGACCCTGTTGCTGTTGCTTGCTACAGGCCTGCTGGTATGGGGGCTAGAGCCTCGGCTACTCATCGCGTGGGCCGGTGTTGCGTTGCTTGGGACCTGTGCAGCTCTTGGTCCTGCTGAGTGGCTGGGCCGGCGTCTGGGGGGACATACCGGCGACAGCTATGGCGCCACATTGATGATCTGCGAAACGCTCACGCTGCTGGGTTTTGCGTTGCTTGTTCCTGCTCTGTTGTCGGCAGCTTGA
- a CDS encoding sensor histidine kinase KdpD, with product MQLSDRFLELAQQQLQSLGVETAMARLALYVTDREQGSTPTLTLVAQWPLDSALPPAIAEDPSLRSVAQERRWYPLRHENMLLGVLRAEQQPLPGRPVDHDPRLQICAETLACILGLEQDRRKLHHQLDEQRQQLNLVVHQLRNPLTALRTYAQLLLRRIGPDDQQRSLVESLIQEQDQLNRYLQSLDRIGQGELRLEADASTPLLLPPVPVDAPDLTVADLLNPLIQRASATATLQNRPWHGPDQWTAWTQAARPAADAVMAEIVANLLENAFRYSPPGCALGLKLLNHAICVWDAGPSIPATEHERIFQQGVRGSNSTDRPGSGLGLSLARRLAENRGGSLNLHTEPKTLDADLPAQGNAFLLKLPTTEQEQATQNPAA from the coding sequence ATGCAACTGTCCGATCGGTTCCTAGAGCTGGCGCAGCAGCAGCTGCAGTCTCTTGGGGTCGAGACGGCCATGGCGCGTCTTGCCCTTTATGTCACCGACCGTGAACAGGGCTCCACTCCGACTCTGACGCTTGTGGCTCAGTGGCCTCTCGACTCAGCACTGCCACCAGCCATTGCCGAAGACCCCAGCCTGCGCAGCGTGGCTCAGGAACGTCGCTGGTACCCCTTACGCCACGAGAACATGCTTCTAGGCGTGCTGCGTGCCGAGCAGCAACCGCTGCCAGGCCGGCCCGTCGACCATGACCCTCGCCTCCAGATCTGCGCGGAAACGCTCGCTTGCATTCTCGGTCTGGAACAAGATCGCCGAAAGCTTCACCACCAGCTGGACGAGCAACGCCAGCAACTGAACCTGGTGGTGCACCAGCTGCGCAACCCTTTAACAGCACTGCGCACTTACGCCCAGCTTCTGCTGCGTCGCATCGGCCCAGACGATCAGCAGCGCTCATTGGTGGAAAGCCTGATTCAGGAACAGGATCAACTGAATCGTTATCTCCAGTCCCTGGACCGGATCGGCCAGGGCGAGCTCAGGTTGGAGGCGGATGCCTCCACACCTCTGCTGCTACCACCCGTTCCCGTGGATGCTCCTGACCTGACCGTGGCTGACCTGCTCAATCCTCTAATCCAGAGGGCTTCTGCCACAGCAACCCTGCAAAACAGGCCCTGGCATGGCCCTGACCAGTGGACTGCCTGGACCCAAGCCGCTCGCCCGGCCGCCGATGCCGTGATGGCTGAAATCGTGGCCAACCTTCTGGAAAACGCCTTCCGCTACAGCCCGCCCGGCTGCGCACTGGGCCTGAAGCTCCTGAACCATGCCATCTGCGTCTGGGACGCAGGCCCCAGCATTCCCGCCACGGAGCATGAGCGCATTTTCCAGCAAGGAGTACGTGGCAGCAACAGCACCGATCGTCCAGGCTCTGGACTGGGTCTTTCGCTGGCCCGTCGCCTGGCGGAAAACCGCGGAGGCTCACTGAACCTTCACACCGAACCGAAGACGCTGGATGCAGATCTGCCTGCGCAGGGCAATGCCTTTCTGCTCAAGCTGCCGACAACAGAGCAGGAACAAGCAACGCAAAACCCAGCAGCGTGA
- a CDS encoding DUF3155 domain-containing protein, producing MSKKRKRISRRRLAGQRVLAHVATFHLETGEHKPVTAARRFIAEGCLVPPALLNVRRNEHTTDRFFWGEKGLFSAQYAEENHFLFPSLRTIVDRVGEEVIFEGLELSSDDWEEMEEYEYAFV from the coding sequence ATGTCTAAGAAGCGCAAGCGGATTAGCCGCCGCCGTCTTGCCGGTCAGCGTGTTCTGGCCCACGTGGCCACGTTCCATCTTGAAACCGGTGAACACAAGCCCGTGACAGCGGCCCGCCGCTTCATCGCTGAAGGCTGTCTTGTTCCTCCAGCGTTATTGAATGTGCGTCGCAATGAGCACACCACCGACCGTTTTTTCTGGGGTGAAAAGGGCTTGTTCAGCGCACAGTATGCGGAGGAAAATCACTTTCTCTTCCCTTCGCTGCGCACGATCGTCGACCGCGTCGGCGAAGAAGTGATCTTTGAAGGCCTGGAACTGTCTTCCGACGACTGGGAAGAGATGGAAGAGTACGAATACGCCTTCGTTTAA
- a CDS encoding alpha/beta hydrolase, with product MGQPTQQQVNQLMPDSVIHAGREPGRIRLVLLHGWGADAEDLLPLGDGLAAAATVPAECIGLQAPEAHPSGQGRQWYGLFPSDWQAVPSATQQLRHRIEELDLETIPLSQTVLIGFSQGGAMALHVGCNLPLAGVISCSGYPHPGWQPPSTRPPVLLLHGQNDDVVPAAAAERLLALLKPGSNECTLKTFAGGHTIPLEAQEAMAESIASWLK from the coding sequence TTGGGCCAACCTACGCAGCAGCAGGTCAACCAGTTGATGCCTGATTCAGTGATTCATGCCGGTCGGGAACCGGGACGCATTCGCCTGGTGCTTCTGCATGGCTGGGGGGCAGATGCCGAGGATTTGCTACCGCTTGGCGATGGGCTGGCGGCAGCAGCAACAGTTCCTGCGGAATGCATTGGACTGCAGGCACCCGAAGCTCACCCAAGCGGTCAGGGGCGCCAGTGGTACGGCCTGTTCCCGTCTGACTGGCAGGCCGTGCCGTCAGCAACGCAACAGTTACGCCATCGCATCGAAGAACTCGACTTGGAGACGATTCCTCTCTCTCAAACGGTTCTGATCGGTTTCTCCCAGGGAGGTGCCATGGCCCTGCACGTGGGTTGCAACCTGCCACTAGCAGGAGTGATCAGCTGCAGTGGCTACCCCCATCCGGGATGGCAACCACCGTCGACCCGCCCACCTGTGCTGCTTCTACACGGCCAGAATGACGACGTTGTACCGGCTGCGGCAGCAGAGCGGCTGCTTGCACTCCTCAAGCCGGGATCCAATGAATGCACCCTGAAAACCTTCGCCGGTGGACACACCATTCCACTGGAAGCTCAGGAAGCCATGGCTGAATCGATCGCGTCCTGGTTGAAATAA
- the purH gene encoding bifunctional phosphoribosylaminoimidazolecarboxamide formyltransferase/IMP cyclohydrolase, translating into MAPTALLSVSDKRGLVPLAEALHHRYGYQLLSSGGTAKVLKEAGLPVTPVADHTGAPEILGGRVKTLHPRIHGGILARRGDPSHEADLIAQEIAPIDVVVVNLYPFRETVADPAVSWDTAIENIDIGGPTMVRSAAKNHAHVAVLTAPDQYDRFLAALDASGGALSDAIRRQLAVEAFAHTAAYDAAITRWMQVRPELSDTDDPTAADLPWLEALPLRQRLRYGENPHQHASWYSSKSGWGGAIQLQGKELSTNNLLDLEAALATVREFGYGTTGRHPASRAAAVVVKHTNPCGVAMGDGTAAALSRALDADRVSAFGGIVALNGCVDATAARELTGLFLECVVAPAFSPEAREILAAKANLRLLELSPDSIDSAGHDHVRSILGGVLVQDLDDQPVSSDDWTVATERVPTAREREDLCFAWQLVRHVRSNAIVVASEGQSLGVGAGQMNRVGSAQIALQAAGERSRGAVLASDGFFPFDDTVRMAAEHGITAVIHPGGSKRDGDSIQACNELGLSMLLTGRRHFLH; encoded by the coding sequence ATGGCTCCCACTGCGCTGCTGAGCGTGTCCGATAAGCGCGGACTGGTGCCTCTCGCTGAGGCTTTGCATCACCGCTACGGCTACCAGTTGCTCTCCAGCGGTGGGACAGCCAAGGTCCTGAAGGAGGCTGGTCTGCCTGTCACTCCTGTGGCGGATCACACCGGCGCGCCCGAGATTCTTGGCGGACGTGTGAAGACGCTGCATCCCCGCATTCATGGCGGCATCCTTGCCCGACGTGGCGATCCCAGCCATGAAGCCGATCTGATCGCTCAGGAGATCGCACCAATCGATGTTGTGGTCGTCAATCTGTATCCGTTCCGGGAGACGGTGGCTGATCCAGCGGTGAGCTGGGACACCGCCATCGAGAACATCGATATTGGTGGTCCCACGATGGTGCGGTCCGCTGCCAAGAATCACGCGCATGTCGCTGTGCTCACTGCCCCAGATCAGTACGACCGCTTTTTGGCAGCGCTGGATGCTTCAGGTGGGGCACTTTCTGATGCTATTCGTCGCCAGCTTGCTGTGGAGGCCTTTGCGCATACGGCGGCTTACGACGCTGCAATTACCCGTTGGATGCAGGTCAGGCCGGAGCTGAGTGACACAGACGATCCAACTGCGGCAGATCTCCCCTGGCTCGAAGCTTTGCCATTGCGTCAACGCCTGCGATACGGAGAAAACCCCCATCAACACGCCAGCTGGTACAGCTCCAAGTCGGGCTGGGGCGGAGCGATCCAATTGCAAGGCAAAGAACTCAGCACTAACAACCTCTTGGATCTGGAGGCTGCCTTGGCAACGGTCCGAGAATTTGGCTACGGCACCACGGGTCGTCACCCCGCTAGTCGCGCTGCAGCTGTTGTGGTGAAACACACCAACCCTTGCGGGGTGGCGATGGGTGATGGCACTGCTGCCGCACTTAGTCGGGCTTTAGATGCGGATCGGGTCAGCGCCTTTGGAGGCATCGTGGCCTTGAACGGTTGTGTTGATGCAACCGCTGCCCGTGAACTCACGGGTCTTTTCCTGGAATGTGTCGTTGCACCGGCGTTTTCGCCCGAAGCGAGGGAGATCCTCGCCGCCAAAGCCAATCTGCGCTTGCTTGAACTCTCCCCAGATTCGATTGATTCCGCCGGCCACGACCATGTGCGCAGCATTCTTGGTGGAGTCCTTGTGCAGGATCTTGATGATCAGCCGGTGAGTTCGGATGATTGGACCGTGGCAACTGAGCGAGTGCCCACCGCAAGGGAACGCGAAGATCTCTGTTTTGCCTGGCAATTAGTCCGCCACGTTCGTTCCAATGCGATCGTCGTCGCCAGCGAAGGTCAGAGCCTCGGAGTAGGAGCTGGCCAGATGAACAGGGTGGGTTCGGCGCAGATCGCCCTCCAAGCCGCGGGTGAGCGCAGCCGGGGTGCGGTGTTGGCCAGTGATGGCTTTTTCCCCTTCGACGACACGGTCCGCATGGCTGCAGAACATGGAATTACGGCTGTCATCCATCCAGGCGGCAGCAAGCGTGATGGGGATTCAATCCAGGCCTGCAATGAACTCGGCTTGTCGATGCTTCTGACTGGGCGTCGTCACTTCCTGCACTGA